A part of Aegilops tauschii subsp. strangulata cultivar AL8/78 chromosome 2, Aet v6.0, whole genome shotgun sequence genomic DNA contains:
- the LOC120973677 gene encoding fruit bromelain-like, translated as MAPIHSNSSRRLDGTVLALLLVLVAATAFVGAAAARGDALAARHERWMAKYGRAYTDAAEKLHRQEVFAANARHVDAVNRAGNRTYTLGLNQFSDLTNEEFVEKHLGYRHQPGGLRPEDTPVAAVNMSKAQFQSTPDSLDWRAQGAVTQVKNQAPCGSCWAFAAVAATEGLVQIATGNLISMSEQQVLDCTGDTSTCKGGSVIAALRYVAASGGLQPEAAYAYTGQQGACRSVMPNSAASVGAPRWVGLNGDEDALRELAASQPVAVGVEADPDFQHYKSGVFVGSSSCGQNLNHAVTVVGYGADGGGQEYWLVKNQWGTGWGEGGYMRLTRGNGGNCGMATVAYYPTVDSS; from the exons ATGGCGCCGATTCACAGTAACAGCTCTCGCCGCCTCGACGGCACGGTGCTTGCGCTTCTGCTCGTGCTCGTGGCCGCCACTGCCTTTGTCGGCGCTGCCGCAGCGCGAGGGGACGCGCTGGCCGCCCGGCACGAGCGGTGGATGGCCAAGTACGGGCGCGCGTACACCGACGCTGCCGAGAAATTGCACCGGCAGGAGGTGTTCGCGGCCAACGCGCGCCACGTAGACGCTGTCAACCGGGCGGGCAACCGGACGTACACCCTCGGGCTCAACCAGTTCTCCGACCTCACCAACGAAGAGTTCGTGGAGAAGCACCTCGGGTACCGTCACCAGCCGGGCGGGCTCCGTCCCGAGGACACGCCGGTGGCCGCGGTGAACATGTCCAAGGCTCAGTTCCAGTCCACGCCGGACAGCTTGGACTGGAGGGCCCAGGGCGCCGTCACCCAAGTCAAGAACCAAGCCCCATGTG GGAGTTGCTGGGCGTtcgcggcggtggcggcgaccGAGGGGCTCGTACAGATCGCCACCGGCAACCTCATCTCCATGTCAGAGCAGCAGGTGCTCGACTGCACGGGCGACACTAGCACCTGCAAGGGTGGCTCCGTCATCGCCGCCCTACGTTACGTCGCCGCAAGCGGCGGCCTGCAGCCGGAGGCAGCCTACGCGTATACCGGCCAGCAGGGCGCGTGCCGCAGCGTCATGCCAAATTCGGCCGCCTCCGTTGGCGCCCCCCGCTGGGTGGGCCTGAACGGCGATGAGGACGCGTTGCGGGAGCTGGCTGCCAGCCAACCGGTGGCCGTGGGCGTGGAGGCGGACCCTGACTTTCAGCACTACAAGAGCGGCGTGTTCGTCGGTAGTTCGTCGTGCGGGCAGAACCTGAACCACGCCGTGACGGTGGTGGGGTACGGGGCGGACGGCGGCGGGCAGGAGTACTGGTTGGTGAAGAACCAGTGGGGGACGGGGTGGGGTGAGGGGGGCTATATGCGCCTCACGCGCGGGAACGGCGGAAACTGCGGCATGGCCACCGTTGCCTACTATCCGACCGTGGACAGCTCTTAA
- the LOC123497139 gene encoding fruit bromelain-like: MASTHSSRRLDGTLFALLLVLAAATAFVSAAAARGDALAARHERWMAKFGREYTDAAEKLRRQEVFAANARHVEAVNRAGNRTYTLGLNQFSDLTSEEFAEKHLGYRHQHGVDSTPVAAVNMSNAQFDSTPDSVDWRAAGAVTQVKNQGSCGCCWAFAAVAATEGLVKIATGNLISMSEQQVLDCTGGANSCNGGDINAALSYVASSGGLQPEESYAYTGQQGACRSSSVSPNSAASIGAPRMVELHGDEGTLQELAARQPVAVPVEADRDFQHYMRGVYTGSSSCGQNLNHGVTVVGYGTDSGGQAYWMVKNQWGTGWGEGGYMRLTRGNGGNCGMATYAYYPTMDGS, from the exons ATGGCGTCGACTCACAGCTCGCGCCGCCTCGACGGCACACTGTTTGCGCTTCTGCTCGTGCTTGCGGCCGCCACCGCCTTTGTCAGTGCTGCCGCGGCGCGAGGGGACGCGCTGGCCGCCCGGCACGAGCGGTGGATGGCCAAGTTCGGGCGCGAGTACACGGACGCTGCCGAGAAATTACGCCGGCAGGAGGTGTTCGCGGCCAACGCGCGGCACGTCGAGGCTGTCAATCGAGCGGGCAACCGGACATACACGCTCGGCCTCAATCAGTTCTCGGACCTCACCAGCGAAGAGTTCGCGGAGAAGCACCTCGGGTACCGCCACCAGCACGGCGTGGACAGCACGCCGGTGGCCGCGGTGAACATGTCCAATGCTCAGTTCGACTCCACGCCGGACAGCGTGGACTGGAGGGCCGCGGGTGCCGTCACCCAAGTCAAGAACCAAGGCTCATGCG GTTGTTGCTGGGCGTTCGCGGCGGTAGCGGCGACGGAGGGGCTCGTAAAGATAGCCACTGGCAACCTCATCTCCATGTCAGAGCAGCAGGTGCTGGACTGCACGGGCGGCGCCAACTCCTGCAACGGCGGCGACATCAACGCCGCCCTAAGCTACGTCGCCTCGAGCGGCGGCCTTCAGCCAGAGGAATCCTACGCGTATACCGGCCAGCAGGGCGCGtgccgcagcagcagcgtcagcCCAAACTCGGCCGCCTCCATCGGCGCCCCCCGAATGGTGGAACTGCACGGCGACGAGGGCACCTTGCAGGAGCTCGCGGCCAGACAGCCGGTGGCCGTGCCCGTGGAGGCTGACCGTGACTTCCAGCACTATATGAGGGGCGTGTACACCGGCAGCTCGTCGTGTGGACAGAACCTGAACCACGGCGTGACGGTGGTGGGCTACGGGACGGACAGCGGCGGGCAGGCGTACTGGATGGTGAAGAACCAGTGGGGGACGGGGTGGGGCGAGGGGGGCTACATGCGCCTCACGCGCGGGAACGGCGGCAACTGCGGCATGGCCACCTACGCCTACTACCCGACCATGGACGGCTCTTAA